One genomic region from Conexibacter woesei DSM 14684 encodes:
- a CDS encoding M15 family metallopeptidase, which produces MRTVVTLLSVLALLAAARARAPLLPVPLAPELPAAQESHRQATRAALDAAARERADVLVDKRRGLPARYRPRDLVAPRVRFLAGVDGDARLLRRGAARGLERMFAAARRDGVRLAGVSGFRSFASQRALFAGYADARGVENAAHVSARAGHSEHQTGLAIDIAGADGRCAASGCFAGTRAARWLERHAAAHGFVVRYPRGKEDVTGYAYEPWHLRYVGVALATEAAASGRTLDELLRTRRG; this is translated from the coding sequence ATGCGCACCGTCGTCACGCTCCTGTCCGTCCTCGCGCTGCTCGCCGCCGCCAGAGCCCGCGCGCCGCTGCTCCCGGTGCCGCTGGCGCCTGAGCTGCCGGCGGCGCAGGAGTCGCATCGGCAGGCGACGCGTGCCGCGCTCGACGCCGCCGCGCGCGAACGCGCCGACGTGCTCGTCGACAAGCGCCGCGGCCTGCCGGCGCGCTACCGCCCGCGCGACCTCGTCGCGCCGCGCGTGCGCTTCCTCGCCGGGGTGGACGGCGACGCGCGCCTGCTGCGGCGGGGCGCCGCGCGCGGGCTGGAGCGGATGTTCGCCGCCGCCCGCCGTGACGGCGTCCGGCTCGCCGGGGTGTCGGGGTTCCGCTCGTTCGCCTCCCAGCGGGCGCTGTTCGCCGGCTACGCCGACGCGCGCGGCGTCGAGAACGCCGCGCACGTGAGCGCCCGCGCTGGCCACAGCGAGCACCAGACCGGGCTCGCGATCGACATAGCCGGCGCCGACGGCCGCTGCGCCGCGAGCGGCTGCTTCGCCGGCACCCGCGCCGCGCGCTGGCTCGAGCGCCACGCCGCCGCGCACGGCTTCGTCGTCCGCTACCCGCGCGGCAAGGAGGATGTCACCGGCTACGCGTACGAGCCGTGGCACCTGCGCTACGTCGGTGTCGCGCTGGCGACCGAGGCCGCCGCCTCCGGCCGCACGCTCGACGAGCTGCTGCGCACCCGCCGCGGCTGA
- the ftsH gene encoding ATP-dependent zinc metalloprotease FtsH has protein sequence MTDEPQSDEQQTTEQERPLGTKRATRADGLRRPGVRSGLAERRSPAADSVRNGAAAVRRFLLRDVFALGLMIAALVIVILFFTLLGATKPTSSGTGIPLSQVFTLARDRAIVEATLLDEDARVQVHTRDGAEYWAAYPSSGAQTATLSSALERGGAIVAVKQQPGKAQVTIVVQFLLPILLLVCLFALFMRIGQDGGAGGIASFSNFTGRGRKKGKGTAHRVTFADIAGVPEAVAELAEIRDYLDDPSRYLDLGAAAPKGVLLVGPPGTGKTLLAKAVAGEADAAFFSLSGSDFVESLVGVGAARVRDLFAKARRMSPAIIFIDEFDAAGRKRGAGIGQGNDEREQTLNQLLVEMDGFSGDGGLVVMGATNRPDILDPALLRPGRFDRQITVDTPDVHGRSEILRLHGSKRPMAPDADLDEIARLTPGFSGAELANVVNEAALLTVRGGRREISQKLLEESIDRVVAGPAKKHLLTERERWIISIHESSHAVVTEAMGTGATARKVSIVARGRSLGTAAHMLTDRDQTIMEEPDLVMQLIAMLAGAAGERIEFGHLSTGVHDDLHEATSLARSMVTSFGMSDELGPVTIGEKSGEVFLGASLQDLGAVGPKTLDLIDDAVERLVKDAELVARAILRINIDAVHETAHALLEHETLSGVALEAVLSTVTTVEPEHFPELRERERGSARDRDA, from the coding sequence GTGACCGACGAGCCCCAGTCAGACGAGCAGCAGACGACCGAGCAGGAGCGCCCGCTCGGCACCAAGCGCGCCACCCGCGCCGACGGCCTTCGCAGACCCGGCGTCCGCTCCGGCCTCGCCGAGCGCCGCAGCCCGGCGGCCGACAGCGTCCGCAACGGCGCCGCGGCCGTGCGGCGGTTCCTGCTGAGAGACGTCTTCGCCCTCGGCCTGATGATCGCCGCGCTCGTCATCGTGATCCTCTTCTTCACGCTGCTCGGGGCGACGAAGCCGACCAGCAGCGGCACCGGCATCCCACTCAGCCAGGTCTTCACGCTCGCCAGAGACAGAGCGATCGTCGAGGCGACGCTGCTCGACGAGGACGCGCGCGTCCAGGTCCACACGCGCGACGGCGCCGAGTACTGGGCCGCGTACCCCAGCTCCGGCGCACAGACCGCGACGCTCTCCTCGGCGCTGGAGAGAGGCGGCGCGATCGTCGCCGTCAAGCAGCAGCCGGGCAAGGCGCAGGTGACGATCGTCGTCCAGTTCCTGCTGCCGATCCTGCTGCTCGTCTGCCTCTTCGCGCTGTTCATGCGGATCGGCCAGGACGGCGGCGCCGGCGGCATCGCGTCGTTCTCGAACTTCACCGGCAGAGGCCGCAAGAAGGGCAAGGGCACCGCTCACCGGGTCACGTTCGCCGACATCGCCGGCGTGCCCGAGGCGGTCGCCGAGCTGGCGGAGATCCGCGACTACCTCGACGACCCCTCCAGATACCTCGACCTCGGCGCGGCCGCCCCGAAGGGCGTGCTGCTGGTCGGCCCGCCCGGCACCGGCAAGACGCTGCTCGCGAAGGCGGTCGCCGGCGAGGCCGACGCGGCCTTCTTCAGCCTCTCCGGATCGGACTTCGTCGAATCGCTCGTCGGCGTCGGCGCGGCGCGCGTGCGCGACCTGTTCGCGAAGGCGCGCAGAATGTCGCCGGCGATCATCTTCATCGACGAGTTCGACGCTGCCGGCCGCAAGCGCGGCGCCGGCATCGGCCAGGGCAACGACGAGCGCGAGCAGACGCTCAACCAGCTGCTCGTCGAGATGGACGGCTTCTCCGGCGACGGCGGCCTCGTCGTGATGGGGGCGACCAACCGTCCCGACATCCTCGACCCGGCGCTGCTGCGCCCCGGCCGCTTCGACCGCCAGATCACCGTCGACACGCCCGATGTCCACGGCCGCTCCGAGATCCTGCGACTGCACGGCTCCAAGCGCCCGATGGCGCCCGACGCCGACCTCGACGAGATCGCCCGCCTGACGCCCGGCTTCTCCGGCGCCGAGCTGGCGAACGTCGTCAACGAGGCGGCGCTGCTGACCGTCCGCGGCGGCAGACGCGAGATCTCGCAGAAGCTGTTGGAGGAGTCGATCGACCGCGTCGTCGCCGGCCCGGCGAAGAAGCACCTGCTGACCGAGCGCGAGCGCTGGATCATCTCGATCCACGAGTCCTCGCACGCGGTCGTGACAGAGGCGATGGGCACAGGCGCGACGGCGCGGAAGGTGTCGATCGTCGCGCGCGGCCGCTCGCTCGGCACCGCCGCGCACATGCTCACCGACCGCGACCAGACGATCATGGAGGAGCCGGACCTCGTCATGCAGCTGATCGCGATGCTGGCCGGCGCCGCCGGCGAGCGGATCGAGTTCGGCCACCTCTCCACCGGCGTCCACGACGACCTCCACGAGGCGACCTCGCTCGCGCGCTCGATGGTCACGAGCTTCGGCATGTCGGACGAGCTGGGCCCCGTGACGATCGGCGAGAAGTCCGGCGAGGTCTTCCTCGGCGCCTCGCTGCAGGACCTCGGCGCCGTCGGCCCCAAGACGCTCGACCTGATCGACGACGCGGTCGAGCGGCTCGTCAAGGACGCCGAGCTGGTCGCCCGCGCGATCCTGCGCATCAACATCGACGCCGTCCACGAGACCGCGCACGCGCTGCTCGAGCACGAGACGCTCTCGGGCGTCGCGCTCGAGGCGGTCCTGTCGACGGTCACGACGGTCGAGCCGGAGCACTTCCCGGAGCTGCGCGAGCGCGAGCGCGGGAGCGCACGGGACCGCGACGCCTGA
- a CDS encoding phosphate ABC transporter substrate-binding protein: MRHRATTIAVAAVAATAVAAPAATAATITMSGSTSVAPLVQELGKKYFATYRTGFKIQQGGSDTGINDVARGRVTIGNASRKQQSSDPGGLVFNTIAYDAVCIITNSANPLGTLSQDQVASIFTGRTRAWSQVPGAGASGSIELISRTATSGTADAFREIFLGNTASVAASAQVKTSNGLVQQSVAASRGAIGFVSLDFVRGGLKTVNYQGVPCTLRNAKSGQYQGVRPFSLVTRGAPSGDAKRFINWVKTSSAARAIINTHWIPLR; the protein is encoded by the coding sequence GTGCGTCACCGCGCAACCACAATCGCCGTCGCCGCCGTTGCGGCCACCGCGGTCGCCGCACCCGCGGCGACCGCAGCGACCATCACCATGAGCGGCTCCACGTCGGTCGCGCCGCTCGTTCAGGAGCTGGGCAAGAAGTACTTCGCGACGTACAGAACCGGGTTCAAGATCCAGCAGGGCGGATCGGACACCGGCATCAACGACGTCGCCCGCGGCCGCGTCACGATCGGCAACGCCTCGCGCAAGCAGCAGTCCAGCGACCCGGGCGGCCTCGTCTTCAACACGATCGCGTACGACGCCGTCTGCATCATCACCAACTCCGCCAACCCGCTCGGCACGCTCTCCCAGGACCAGGTCGCCTCGATCTTCACCGGTCGCACGCGCGCCTGGAGCCAGGTGCCCGGCGCGGGCGCGAGCGGCTCGATCGAGCTGATCAGCCGTACCGCCACCTCCGGCACCGCCGACGCGTTCAGAGAGATCTTCCTCGGCAACACCGCGAGCGTCGCCGCAAGCGCCCAGGTGAAGACGTCCAACGGCCTCGTCCAGCAGTCCGTCGCCGCGTCCAGAGGCGCGATCGGCTTCGTCTCGCTCGACTTCGTCAGAGGCGGCCTCAAGACGGTCAACTACCAGGGCGTCCCGTGCACGCTGCGCAACGCGAAGTCCGGTCAGTACCAGGGCGTCCGCCCGTTCTCGCTCGTCACGCGCGGTGCGCCGAGCGGCGACGCGAAGAGATTCATCAACTGGGTCAAGACGAGCAGCGCCGCGCGCGCGATCATCAACACCCACTGGATCCCGCTTCGGTGA
- the pstC gene encoding phosphate ABC transporter permease subunit PstC encodes MSWLPSRRRGAPRRPPERAELVLGALAATLLLLIAGMLAFVFKEAWPSFSHNGLAWFGGGGSTQQQLTAIYESPSNPDDYVYTLHAWPLIYGTILSTGLAVLIGLPFALLCALFMVEFAPPGLRRVMTPVVRFLAAVPSVIYGLIGILVLAPWINDHLVDGDFKLAVNAIVPISGGGLLLASLILTIMIVPIMIAIIGDALRAVPRSWIEGSAALGVNRWRTMWKVAVRTARPAIAAAVVLATARALGEAIMLAMVSGSFIWSPNPLDGINFFLEPIQPLAATIVTQSEGFSAVPLGQTLYAIAAVLLVSSALLSFAGWAVRQPLRKYGTR; translated from the coding sequence GTGAGCTGGCTGCCGTCACGGAGGCGCGGCGCGCCGCGCCGTCCTCCTGAGCGCGCCGAGCTGGTGCTCGGCGCGCTCGCGGCGACCCTCCTGCTGCTGATCGCGGGGATGCTCGCGTTCGTCTTCAAGGAGGCGTGGCCCTCCTTCAGCCACAACGGCCTCGCCTGGTTCGGCGGCGGCGGCTCGACCCAGCAGCAGCTGACGGCGATCTACGAGTCGCCGTCGAACCCCGACGACTACGTCTACACGCTGCACGCCTGGCCGCTGATCTACGGCACGATCCTCAGCACCGGCCTCGCGGTCCTGATCGGCCTCCCGTTCGCGCTGCTGTGCGCGCTCTTCATGGTCGAGTTCGCGCCGCCCGGCCTGCGCCGCGTGATGACGCCGGTCGTGCGCTTCCTCGCCGCCGTGCCGTCGGTCATCTACGGCCTGATCGGCATCCTCGTGCTGGCGCCGTGGATCAACGACCACCTCGTCGACGGCGACTTCAAGCTCGCCGTCAACGCGATCGTGCCGATCAGCGGCGGCGGCCTGCTGCTCGCCTCGCTGATCCTGACGATCATGATCGTGCCGATCATGATCGCGATCATCGGCGACGCGCTGCGCGCGGTGCCGCGCTCGTGGATCGAGGGCTCCGCCGCGCTCGGCGTCAACCGCTGGCGCACGATGTGGAAGGTCGCCGTCCGCACCGCCCGGCCGGCGATCGCCGCCGCGGTCGTGCTCGCGACCGCCCGCGCGCTCGGCGAGGCGATCATGCTCGCGATGGTCTCCGGCTCGTTCATCTGGTCGCCGAACCCGCTCGACGGCATCAACTTCTTCCTCGAGCCGATCCAGCCGCTCGCCGCGACGATCGTGACCCAGTCGGAGGGCTTCTCGGCCGTCCCGCTCGGCCAGACGCTGTACGCGATCGCGGCCGTGCTGTTGGTCTCCTCCGCGCTGCTGTCGTTCGCCGGCTGGGCGGTCCGCCAACCGCTGCGCAAG
- a CDS encoding substrate-binding domain-containing protein translates to MAHSVAASPLRRALLAGAAVAALGTGALAASDADAAFTLARCGGAGDAKGIGASFQNTLHSQFRTIFQSAVGCEGIGTSPAAPSWQGDGSGAGKTALGSGRDGVRLPTYAFGGADEAPTREEMGRMNSGPTGAASDDGQIRIIPIATGASAFIVHAPEGCSIAGATNKTDGATGALGNVDTTDRASNFTQRIRLTGDQVEAAFAGTAATWNDIAPGISGTATGIAGGDQTNAGDDCRTLPVRRIVRQDSSGTSYGWKAYLDLIRPSRRWTTTYGADNRVWPRAGTGDGVATVDAAANGATCDGADRLCSPVERGGGNLARLVASTDGSIGYVDLATARSNGFFINTGTSDADKDSTYWSPLQVVAGTGRGLYAEPTYHATAHIGAAVESARGANCDTAAITNPATPANSPGGDPTLGDWSGAAAAGGNGYPACVLTYAMAWDDSAPVYGASAAEEGKARTVKDYLELIVSGTGQTRLLRADYSPVPAALLTYAQNAVNAIDWNKRSGGQVDPPREQPREQPRTTPRTDPPRTVPAPPSNAFSIPSRKATASLLTFTVELPGAGALKVDATTKVGRRTLKVSSASVSPRGSGRVTVRLALSSAAKKALARARGKKLKVDVTFTFTPTGGAARTVTQSVTVRAASRRPARRGGRGGRGGRRSNKKKTAKR, encoded by the coding sequence ATGGCACACTCCGTAGCGGCATCACCGCTGCGGCGGGCTCTGCTCGCCGGCGCGGCCGTCGCCGCCCTGGGAACGGGCGCGCTTGCTGCTTCAGACGCCGACGCCGCCTTCACGCTCGCCAGATGCGGCGGCGCCGGCGACGCGAAGGGCATCGGCGCGTCGTTCCAGAACACGCTCCACAGCCAGTTCAGAACGATCTTCCAGAGTGCGGTCGGCTGCGAGGGCATCGGCACGTCGCCGGCTGCGCCGAGCTGGCAAGGCGACGGATCGGGTGCGGGCAAGACCGCGCTCGGATCAGGCAGAGACGGTGTGCGCCTGCCCACGTACGCGTTCGGTGGCGCCGACGAGGCGCCCACCAGAGAAGAGATGGGACGGATGAACTCCGGCCCGACCGGCGCCGCGAGCGACGACGGGCAGATCCGCATCATCCCGATCGCGACGGGGGCGAGCGCGTTCATCGTCCACGCGCCGGAGGGTTGCAGCATCGCCGGCGCAACCAACAAGACCGACGGCGCGACCGGGGCACTCGGCAACGTCGACACGACCGACAGAGCCTCCAACTTCACCCAGCGCATCCGCCTCACCGGCGACCAGGTCGAGGCCGCCTTCGCCGGCACGGCCGCGACCTGGAACGACATCGCGCCGGGCATCAGCGGCACGGCGACCGGCATCGCCGGCGGCGACCAGACGAACGCGGGCGACGATTGCAGAACGCTGCCGGTCCGCCGCATCGTCCGTCAGGACAGCTCGGGCACGTCGTACGGCTGGAAGGCCTATCTCGACCTGATCAGACCGAGCCGCAGATGGACGACGACCTACGGCGCCGACAACCGCGTGTGGCCGAGAGCCGGCACGGGCGACGGCGTCGCCACGGTCGACGCGGCCGCCAACGGCGCGACGTGCGACGGCGCCGACCGGCTCTGCTCGCCGGTCGAGAGAGGCGGCGGAAACCTCGCGAGACTGGTCGCGTCGACCGACGGCTCGATCGGCTACGTCGACCTCGCGACCGCGCGCAGCAACGGCTTCTTCATCAACACCGGCACGAGCGACGCCGACAAGGACAGCACGTACTGGTCGCCGCTGCAGGTCGTCGCCGGGACCGGCAGAGGCCTCTACGCCGAGCCGACCTACCACGCGACCGCGCACATCGGCGCGGCGGTCGAGAGCGCCAGAGGCGCCAACTGCGACACCGCCGCGATCACCAACCCGGCGACCCCGGCGAACTCGCCCGGCGGCGACCCGACGCTCGGCGACTGGAGCGGCGCGGCCGCGGCCGGCGGCAACGGCTACCCGGCGTGCGTGCTGACGTACGCGATGGCGTGGGACGACAGCGCGCCGGTCTACGGTGCGTCGGCCGCGGAAGAGGGCAAGGCCCGCACGGTCAAGGACTACCTCGAGCTGATCGTCAGCGGCACCGGTCAGACCCGCCTGCTGAGAGCCGACTACTCGCCGGTCCCCGCCGCGCTGCTCACATACGCGCAGAACGCGGTCAACGCGATCGACTGGAACAAGAGATCGGGCGGCCAGGTCGACCCGCCGAGAGAGCAGCCGAGAGAGCAGCCCAGAACGACCCCGAGAACCGACCCGCCGAGAACCGTGCCGGCTCCGCCCAGCAACGCGTTCTCGATCCCGAGCCGCAAGGCGACCGCCTCGCTGCTGACGTTCACCGTCGAGCTGCCCGGCGCGGGTGCGCTGAAGGTCGACGCGACGACGAAGGTCGGCAGAAGAACGCTGAAGGTCTCCTCGGCGTCGGTCAGCCCGAGAGGCTCCGGCCGCGTGACGGTGAGACTCGCGCTCTCCTCCGCCGCCAAGAAGGCGCTCGCGAGAGCGAGAGGCAAGAAGCTGAAGGTGGACGTGACGTTCACCTTCACCCCGACGGGCGGCGCCGCGAGAACGGTGACGCAGTCGGTCACCGTCAGAGCCGCGTCCAGAAGACCCGCCAGAAGAGGCGGCAGAGGCGGCAGAGGCGGCAGAAGAAGCAACAAGAAGAAGACCGCCAAGCGCTGA
- a CDS encoding TolB-like translocation protein, translating to MTARHRRTRRAAAAAVLGTAALAAAVPSAGAAWGEAQLVSVDNGRREQADGPTSAVDVSGDGRFVVFQTRASNFFADDDPDAPGTVRQGGVFRFDRQTGAIALVAGGDLLDDGNAATQLRRGAARPSVSDDGRWVVFSTAQPLVPQDDNDNVDVYVRDMSRPPGVDRATSGAYQLVSARDGGDEPAHYARLDTPLPGRNPGADVYSGQAISGDGRYVAFRTTELASDLPASAAVDTPPGNVFVRDLVAKRTVLVTKTMASGGPAGGALAGVVLSRDGSTVAWTGANGAAQTRLLTGESQDEGRRYYLWRRWDDAGAVTRRVTGAADPDDPACPADGRIVADSTATGPCFGPLADPEDVRDVGGLAPALSADGWTVAFLTLAGARPSNGDDAYLDAYTTSMGPGATRKSATRVATKGTTASNPRANGDVDSVALSADGSRLVIVTTRRELLPPAPPLAGETRASLPLTGELYTLDLGPGGATRRVLTYPPGGEVDGAIDPNPAVSADGRSIVFTTRAANLVRGDANELPDAFAVSETDERRGGAPPTGLGQDQVNVDVGSEDDELRLRAVSRRDGTLLLRVRAPEPGALRAIARTVPVKRGRARARRSPSKGRAPAATRARQVAQVRGRARRRGTVQLVLRLTGAARTAVRKGTPLPVRVTVTLTPSRRGAKPRRSSVTATFRVPARRRAASRRGKR from the coding sequence ATGACCGCTCGCCATCGCCGCACCCGCCGCGCCGCCGCCGCGGCCGTCCTCGGAACCGCCGCATTGGCAGCGGCCGTCCCATCGGCCGGCGCGGCCTGGGGCGAGGCGCAGCTCGTCTCGGTCGACAACGGGCGGCGCGAGCAGGCGGACGGCCCGACGAGTGCCGTCGACGTCTCCGGCGACGGCCGTTTCGTCGTCTTCCAGACGCGCGCGTCGAACTTCTTCGCCGACGACGACCCCGACGCGCCCGGCACGGTTCGCCAGGGCGGTGTCTTCCGCTTCGACCGGCAGACCGGCGCGATCGCGCTCGTCGCCGGCGGCGACCTGCTCGACGACGGCAATGCCGCGACCCAACTGCGGCGCGGCGCGGCCCGCCCCTCGGTCAGCGACGACGGCCGCTGGGTCGTCTTCTCGACCGCGCAGCCGCTCGTGCCGCAGGACGACAACGACAACGTCGACGTCTACGTGCGCGACATGTCGCGTCCGCCCGGAGTCGATCGCGCCACCAGCGGCGCGTATCAGCTCGTCTCCGCGCGGGACGGCGGCGACGAGCCCGCCCACTACGCGAGACTCGACACGCCGCTGCCGGGCCGCAATCCGGGCGCTGACGTCTACAGCGGGCAGGCGATCAGCGGCGACGGGCGCTACGTCGCGTTCCGGACGACCGAGCTGGCGTCGGACCTGCCGGCGAGCGCTGCGGTCGACACGCCGCCCGGCAACGTGTTCGTGCGGGACCTCGTCGCGAAGCGGACGGTGCTCGTGACGAAGACGATGGCGTCCGGCGGGCCGGCCGGCGGTGCGCTCGCCGGCGTCGTCCTGAGCCGCGACGGCAGCACGGTCGCGTGGACCGGCGCGAACGGGGCCGCGCAGACGCGGCTGCTGACGGGCGAGAGCCAGGATGAGGGCCGGCGGTATTACCTGTGGCGACGCTGGGACGACGCGGGCGCCGTCACGCGCCGCGTCACCGGCGCCGCCGACCCTGACGACCCCGCGTGCCCGGCCGACGGGCGTATCGTCGCCGACTCGACCGCGACCGGGCCGTGCTTCGGACCGCTCGCCGACCCCGAGGACGTGCGCGACGTCGGCGGGCTGGCGCCGGCGCTGAGCGCCGACGGCTGGACCGTCGCGTTCCTGACGCTCGCGGGCGCGCGACCGTCGAACGGCGACGACGCATACCTCGACGCGTACACGACGTCGATGGGGCCCGGCGCGACGCGGAAGTCGGCGACGCGCGTGGCGACGAAGGGGACGACGGCGTCGAACCCGCGTGCCAACGGCGACGTCGACTCGGTCGCGCTGTCCGCCGACGGCAGCCGCCTCGTGATCGTGACGACGCGACGCGAGCTGCTGCCGCCTGCTCCGCCGTTGGCCGGAGAGACGCGCGCCTCGCTGCCGCTGACCGGCGAGCTGTACACGCTCGACCTGGGGCCGGGCGGGGCGACCCGGCGCGTGCTCACCTATCCCCCGGGGGGCGAGGTCGACGGCGCGATCGACCCCAACCCCGCAGTCTCCGCCGACGGCCGCTCGATCGTCTTCACGACACGCGCGGCGAACCTCGTGCGCGGCGACGCCAACGAGCTGCCGGATGCGTTCGCGGTCAGCGAGACCGACGAGCGCCGCGGCGGCGCTCCGCCCACCGGCCTGGGGCAGGACCAGGTGAACGTCGACGTCGGCAGCGAGGATGACGAGCTGCGGCTGCGCGCGGTTTCGCGCAGAGACGGCACGTTGCTGCTGCGCGTCCGCGCGCCGGAACCCGGTGCGCTGAGAGCGATCGCGAGAACGGTTCCGGTGAAGCGGGGCAGAGCGAGAGCCAGACGGTCTCCGTCGAAGGGCAGAGCCCCAGCAGCTACGCGCGCCCGACAAGTCGCCCAGGTGCGCGGCAGAGCGCGCAGACGCGGGACTGTGCAGCTCGTGCTGCGGTTGACCGGCGCGGCTCGGACGGCCGTGCGCAAGGGCACGCCTCTGCCCGTCCGTGTCACCGTGACGCTGACGCCTTCGCGCAGGGGCGCCAAGCCGCGCCGCAGCTCCGTCACCGCGACGTTCAGAGTCCCGGCGAGACGCCGTGCGGCGTCCAGAAGAGGCAAGCGCTGA
- a CDS encoding PKD domain-containing protein, translating to MRPFALRRLPALTLVALAFLAAPADATVSPAVTLDGPSADVVGVDGVAMAEDGSGGLVYRKRLDGRVHVFVSRYVDRRWQPPQRVDAGQRFDSSWPAIGAGNGGRLVVTWIHQYGGGVQNRMFSASLDPGARSFQVPVAIDLDVREGLDAAPSLSMGPGGVAYLAYRVIYQRQSPLLPPGTIDADIRLQRYSGSFWSQLGQPVDRIQAQPQATPTPLNGPQVSSDGNGNAVVAWIEPDDQLVPRAYARRVFGQVLGNVLPASPAEAGGKPVRGPVDQLAVAVAPFGEAIVGFRQQPDSQSAWTRPRALVNMLPSSLVEGAGRFLGPRPVDGGGDADGPAGSLGALSVSVDDRGSFEAGLSIDASALGVSGDETTVGAHVRLDDGSPRSAPDPFVARGAQGSLAAAWKVDQGGAAGVGLLERRADGTPFQRLVSAPAGGVVDALRFAGSPYGSALVGFLQGREEGRQVVAASIDAPPGGFAVYPPLEWTRARQIPISWERAHSAAGRVTYTVQVDGEDVASGLTVLRRTLAASRVGDGDHELTVVATDPAQQTTTSLAARLRVDRAPPRPRVARVGRRTVRVRTSDGVRRESSGLARVAIEWGDGRRGRGAAATHRYRRAGAYRVRVTARDKAGNTRRSVQNVRTR from the coding sequence GTGCGCCCGTTCGCCCTTCGCCGCCTGCCGGCGCTCACGCTCGTCGCCCTCGCCTTCCTCGCCGCTCCCGCCGACGCGACGGTCAGCCCCGCGGTGACGCTCGACGGTCCTTCCGCCGACGTCGTCGGCGTCGACGGCGTCGCGATGGCGGAGGACGGCAGCGGCGGGCTCGTCTACCGCAAGCGCCTCGACGGCCGCGTCCACGTCTTCGTCAGCCGCTACGTCGACCGCAGATGGCAGCCGCCGCAGCGCGTCGACGCCGGCCAGCGCTTCGACTCCTCGTGGCCGGCGATCGGCGCCGGCAACGGCGGCCGGCTCGTCGTCACCTGGATCCACCAGTACGGCGGCGGCGTCCAGAACCGCATGTTCTCCGCCTCGCTGGACCCCGGCGCGCGCAGCTTCCAGGTGCCGGTCGCGATCGACCTCGACGTGCGCGAGGGGCTCGACGCGGCGCCGTCGCTGTCGATGGGGCCGGGCGGCGTCGCGTACCTCGCCTACCGCGTGATCTACCAGCGCCAGAGCCCGCTGCTGCCACCCGGCACGATCGACGCCGACATCCGCCTGCAGCGCTACTCCGGCTCGTTCTGGTCGCAGCTCGGTCAGCCGGTCGACCGCATCCAGGCACAGCCGCAGGCGACGCCGACGCCGCTCAACGGCCCGCAGGTCTCGAGCGACGGGAATGGCAACGCGGTCGTGGCGTGGATCGAGCCCGACGACCAGCTCGTCCCGCGCGCGTACGCGCGACGCGTGTTCGGCCAAGTGCTCGGGAACGTCCTGCCTGCGAGCCCGGCGGAGGCCGGCGGCAAGCCCGTCCGCGGACCGGTCGATCAGCTCGCGGTCGCCGTCGCGCCGTTCGGAGAGGCGATCGTCGGCTTCCGCCAGCAGCCCGATTCGCAGAGCGCGTGGACGCGCCCGCGCGCGCTCGTGAACATGCTGCCGTCGAGCCTCGTCGAGGGCGCCGGCAGATTTCTCGGCCCGCGCCCGGTCGACGGCGGCGGCGACGCCGACGGTCCCGCCGGCAGCCTCGGCGCGCTGAGCGTCTCGGTCGACGATCGCGGCAGCTTCGAGGCCGGTCTCTCGATCGACGCCTCCGCACTCGGCGTCAGCGGCGACGAGACGACCGTCGGCGCGCACGTGCGGCTCGACGACGGCAGCCCGCGCAGCGCGCCGGACCCGTTCGTCGCGCGCGGGGCGCAGGGGTCGCTGGCCGCCGCCTGGAAGGTGGATCAGGGCGGAGCCGCGGGCGTCGGCCTGCTGGAGCGGCGCGCCGACGGGACGCCGTTCCAGCGGCTCGTCAGCGCGCCCGCCGGCGGGGTCGTCGACGCGCTCCGCTTCGCCGGCTCGCCGTACGGCAGCGCGCTCGTCGGCTTCCTGCAAGGCAGAGAGGAGGGACGCCAGGTCGTCGCCGCCTCGATCGACGCGCCGCCCGGCGGGTTCGCCGTCTACCCGCCGCTCGAATGGACGCGCGCGCGGCAGATCCCGATCTCGTGGGAGCGCGCGCACAGCGCCGCCGGCCGTGTCACCTACACCGTCCAGGTCGACGGCGAGGACGTCGCGAGCGGGCTGACCGTGTTGAGACGGACGCTCGCCGCGAGCAGAGTCGGCGACGGCGACCATGAGCTGACGGTCGTTGCGACCGACCCGGCGCAGCAGACGACGACGAGCCTCGCTGCGCGGCTGAGAGTCGACCGCGCCCCGCCGCGCCCGCGTGTCGCGCGCGTCGGACGCCGCACCGTGCGCGTGCGCACCTCCGACGGCGTCCGCAGAGAGTCCTCCGGGCTCGCGCGTGTCGCGATCGAGTGGGGCGACGGCAGACGCGGGCGGGGCGCAGCCGCCACCCACCGATACCGCAGAGCCGGCGCCTACCGCGTGCGCGTGACCGCGCGCGACAAGGCCGGCAACACGCGCAGAAGCGTGCAGAACGTGAGGACCAGATGA